One Numenius arquata chromosome 9, bNumArq3.hap1.1, whole genome shotgun sequence DNA window includes the following coding sequences:
- the B3GALNT1 gene encoding LOW QUALITY PROTEIN: UDP-GalNAc:beta-1,3-N-acetylgalactosaminyltransferase 1 (The sequence of the model RefSeq protein was modified relative to this genomic sequence to represent the inferred CDS: inserted 3 bases in 2 codons; deleted 1 base in 1 codon) produces MYTRTLKWIFLFLLVCSIITMWYVIFPSNTXSERADRMYFYEYEPIYKQHYPFTLRERLKCRDIDPFLVPLVSSCPKDVKSRQAMRLTWGSQNFWWGHRILTLFLLGQDTQREDNASALSVEDESILYGDIICQDLMDTYDNLTLKTIMAFRWVTEFCSNARFLMKTDGDVFITTANLVKFLLKLNSSENXFAGYPVIDNFAYRGFHKNAYISYDEYPFKLYPPYCSGMGYILDGKLALRIYELMSHIKPIKFQDVYVGICLNIVKVNISIPEDNQFFLYKIDFDICKYRRLIADHGVTSSEIIGFWQDLSSNASVTCLCFCINI; encoded by the exons ATGTATACGAGaacattaaaatggatttttttattcctccttgtATGTTCTATCATAACAATGTGGTATGTAATTTTTCCTTCCAACAC GAGCGAGCGTGCAGACCGTATGTATTTCTACGAATATGAACCGATTTACAAGCAACACTACCCCTTCACACTGCGGGAGCGCCTGAAATGCAGAGACATAGACCCGTTTCTTGTCCCCTTGGTGTCTTCATGTCCTAAGGATGTGAAATCAAGGCAGGCCATGAGGCTGACATGGGGATCTCAGAATTTCTGGTGGGGACATCGAATTCTAACCCTTTTCTTACTAGGTCAGGACACTCAAAGAGAAGACAATGCATCAGCACTGTCAGTAGAAGATGAGAGCATCCTCTACGGTGACATAATTTGCCAGGATTTGATGGACACTTACGACAATCTCACCTTGAAAACGATCATGGCGTTCAGGTGGGTCACTGAGTTCTGTTCAAACGCTAGATTCCTCATGAAGACTGATGGTGATGTCTTCATCACCACCGCTAACCTAGTGAAATTTCTTCTGAAGCTAAATTCctcagaaa attttgctggtTATCCTGTTATAGATAACTTTGCCTACAGAGGCTTTCACAAAAATGCGTACATCTCCTATGATGAATATCCGTTCAAGTTGTATCCTCCGTATTGCAGCGGGATGGGTTATATATTGGATGGAAAACTGGCT TTGAGGATTTATGAACTGATGAGTCATATCAAACCTATTAAATTTCAGGATGTATATGTTGGAATTTGCTTAAATATAGTCAAGGTGAACATCAGTATTCCAGAAGATAATCAGTTCTTCCTTTATAAAATTGATTTTGATATCTGTAAGTACAGACGTTTGATTGCAGATCATGGCGTTACATCAAGTGAAATCATTGGGTTTTGGCAGGATTTGTCATCAAACGCTTCAGTTACTTGCCTTTGCTTCTGTATTAATATATAA
- the ARL14 gene encoding ADP-ribosylation factor-like protein 14 — translation MGLQSTKHSKVKQANIVMLGLDSAGKSTLLYKLKYNDDFLTIPTIGFNVDMIETGKDFTLTVWDVGGQQKMRQVWCNFLENTDGLMYVVDSSDKWRLEESKKEFEFILKNEYIRRVPVVMLANKQDLPGALNAEEITRRFNMKKYCSDRNWYVQPCCAITGEGLSEALQRITTFAKQYSRSKETSTNFKEIETL, via the coding sequence ATGGGCCTCCAGAGCACCAAACACTCCAAAGTCAAGCAAGCAAATATAGTGATGCTGGGACTTGATTCTGCGGGAAAATCTACTCTCTTGTACAAGCTCAAGTATAACGATGATTTTCTAACAATTCCAACAATTGGCTTTAACGTTGACATGATTGAAACTGGCAAAGACTTTACACTGACGGTTTGGGATGTTGGAGGACAACAGAAAATGAGACAGGTTTGGTGCAATTTCCTGGAAAACACGGATGGACTGATGTATGTTGTGGACAGCTCTGATAAGTGGCGTCTGGAAGAATCAAAGAAAGAATTTGaattcattttaaagaatgaatATATAAGAAGGGTACCAGTCGTCATGCTAGCGAACAAGCAGGATCTGCCTGGAGCTTTGAACGCTGAGGAAATAACCAGGAGATTCAACATGAAGAAATACTGCAGTGACAGAAATTGGTACGTACAACCCTGTTGTGCTATCACAGGAGAAGGTTTGTCAGAAGCTCTCCAAAGAATAACCACATTTGCAAAACAGTACAGCAGATCAAAGGAGACTTCCACAAACTTTAAGGAAATTGAAACACTTTAA